The region AGCTCCAGCGAGGCCTCCGAGGTAGTCAGGCTGTTGATACCCAGTGGCTGTTCATCGCTGCCCGTCTCAGCAGCCCTGATGTACTGCAAGGAACCGGCCGGTGATTGTCGCCAGTTTTTGAAGCCGATTTTATACGAGAAGTGGTTCTCGAACTCGTGCAGGTAGTCTACGTGAAACGTCTCGTTATAAAGCCACTTGTCGTTCTCGCCACGCTTTATGGACAGCAGAATATTATCCTCCTGCACGAACTGCAGCTCCTGCCCCGGTATCTTAGTGTCCTTTTGATAGTTGGCACGGATAGCCCTCACCGGGAACTCCCAGATAGAGCGGTCGGTGAGCGAGTAGCTGCCACCCACGTAGTACTTCCACTCCTCATCCTTAAAACCATAAGCCGCGTAGGTCTCCAGCATCAACTTTTTGCTAAAGTTGTCGGTGGTGCGCCCACCAAAGCGTAGGCGGAAACCCTCCACGGGGTTAAAACTGTAGAAGGTATTGAGCGGCCCGATCTCAATGTTTGGCCCCATACGTTTGTAGCCGGCTATCAGCGCGGTGGCCCAATCCATCGTGCGCTGGAAGGACTTCAGGTTTACCAGGCTGTCGATGTTGGTGTAGGTGGTTACCTCCACTGCCGAAAGCGAGTCGTGGCGGCTGGCTTGCCAGTAGCTTTCATCCTGGGCAACTGCGTTCTCCATCCGCACCACGGCCTCCCCTTCGTAGAGCGAGGCCGGCTGCGGCTGATTGATCTCAAAGTCCTTGAAGGACACCACCCGCTCGCCGTAAAAGCCCATGTCACTGTTCTGCGTCAGGCCGAAGTCGACTTTCAGCTCACTTTTGCTCAGGTGATAGCGCCCATCCGGGTTACGTTCAAAGTCGAGGTTAACCTTCAGGTCGCGCACCCAGTTGATGCTTACGCCTTTGCTTACGGACATTTCAACGCTTTGCACGGCGTAGGTGCCGTCCAGGGTGACGTACATCTCTCCGGTGAACATGAAGGCCGTCGGGTTGCGGGGCTCGAACTGCAGCTTTGCCAGCTGCTGTCCTGTTTCCGTTGTCACCGTGTCCCTGAGGTAAAACTTGTAGAAGGTAGGGGCCATGTCGGCAATTGGGCTCAGGAACTGATTTGTTAGCAAGGTGATGTTGTTCTCATAGATGTCGACATCCTGGTACATGTGCTGCATGTAGGCGGCCATGCCTTTATTATCCACAAATTCACCAAATTCGACCTTCTTCTCTGCCTTTACCACCGTTTTGTTTGCCTCAGGATCTTTGCGGTAGTATTGCTGCTTTATCTCCTCCTGCATGTAGAACGGAAGTATGGCTTTACCCTCTATAACTGTGGTATCCAGGTTGCTGGTAATGAAATCATACTTACGAAGCAGGATGTTTCGCTTCAGTTTCTCCGGCGTATTCACCAGCGACATCTGCGTTTTCTCGTACCGCTCGTACTGTACATAGTCGTACTGCTCCGGACGGTTCTTATCCTTGTTGGCGACAATTTCCCGGATGAGGTCTACAGCAGGGTTGTTCTTGTTGCTATACTTGACCTTACGCTTCTTGCCCACCACCACTACCTCACTTAATTGTTTGGCACCTGTTTCCAGTTTAACATGCAGAGACTGCTCCTGCCCTGGCAATACATCCATTATTACGGTTTGGTAGCCCAGGTAAGAAAACTGTACCTTATTTATACTTTGATTCGTCTGGATCTGGTAGTTACCTTCAAAATCAGTGCTGGTGCCGATGCTCGTGCCGGGCACAAAAACCGAAACACCGATAAGTGCCTCCTTTGTAGCGGCATCCGTAACAGTGCCTTTAATAGTAGTAACAGCGCCTTGTGCCACCACAGCAGTGGCATTTATTGCCGAAACCAGGAGCAACAGCGAAAAAAGCAGCTGCTTAAAATAATACTTATATATATTCTTTCTTGAATACATATCTTTTTTGGATTATATAGTTATAGAGAACTCCCACGAGCAATGAGGTGATCATTTTAGAGTAAACATAGTTGAGTCCTCCGTAACGTGTGATCACATATACACCCGAAGCGTTTAGCAACATGCTGCCGTTCCAGACCAGCACGTATTTAAGTGCCTGTGCGGGTATCGTTTTATCTGAGGCCTTAAAAACCCAGGTTCTGCCCAAGGCAAAGTGTGTTACACCACCTGAGACAGTACCCACCATGGTGCCGGCCATATACCATAGGCCTAGCAGCTCCACGGCTATGATTGTCACCAGAAAATCGACAGCAGATGCTACCAGAGAGGCAGCTTGTGCCTTCAGGAAGGTGAACATTTAGAGTATCTTGAAGTATAAAAGAGTCTGTAAAATAATATTTGCGTAAACGCCCGCCACGACGTCGTCAAGCATGACGCCTAAACCTCCACCTATTTTCTCCAGCCTCCTGATGTACAGCGGCTTTACGATATCGAAAAACCGAAACAGAAAAAGGCCAACCATGAGAGAGCCGGGTGTGATAGGTATGAACAACAAACTGATGCACATGCCCGCCACCTCGTCTATCACTACTTTTTTATCATCTTTGCCCCAGAGCGGCTCCACCTCGCCGGCAGACCATACACCTAAGGCTGTTAATAATGCCGTTACTGTAGGCAGCCACCACACAAGCTGGTCCCCACCAGCCAGGTGCACGGCGTAAAGGCAAAGGCAGGTGACCACAGCGGCTACCGTACCTCCTCCCTTTCCTATATAGCCAATGCCCAGGCTGGTGGAAACTAGTTTGTGTATTCTCATCATTATCAGGTCTATTAACGCTCTTCTTCCACAAAGTCTTCGTAATAGTCAAGGCCCAGGTGTGTGATCAGGTCCTCGCCCATGATGTGGCGCAGCGTGTTCTGCAGTTTGATGAGCTGTTTAAAGATATCATGCTCCGGACGCAGGCCTTCAGCCGTTTGTGGCGACTTGTAGTAGAAAGACAACCACTCCTGAATTCCACTCATGCCAGCACGTTGCGCCAGGTCCGTGAACAGGGCCAGGTCCAGTACGATAGGCGCCGCCAGGATAGAGTCGCGGCACAGGAAGTTAATTTTGATCTGCATCTGGTAGCCCAGCCAGCCAAAGATGTCAATATTATCCCAGCTCTCTTTGTTGTCTCCGTGAGGAGGATAGTAGTTGATGCGGATTTTGTGGTAAATGTCTCCGTACAATTCCGGATTGTCGGCAGGATGCAGGATATCCTCCAGCACGCCCAGCTTCGATACTTCTTTCGTCTTGAAGTTTTCCGGATCATCGAGTACAAGCCCATCACGGTTGCCCAGGATATTGGAGGAGAACCAGCCTTTGATACCCAGTGCCCTGGCCTGCAGGCCTGGCGCAAGGATGGTCTTCATCAGCGTCTGACCTGTCTTAAAGTCCTTGCCAGAAATGGCCACACCGTTTTGCTTTGCCAGTTCTACGATGGCAGGAATATCCACTGTCAGGTTCGGAGCTCCGTTAGCAAAAGGAACACCCATCTTCACAGCAGAGTAGGCATAAATCATACTTGGCGCGATGCGCGGATCGTTCTTGCGCAAGCCTTCCTCAAAAGCCGCGATTGTCTCGTGCACCTCACTGATCTCTGCGTAAATCTCCGTAGAACCGCACCACACAATGACGAGGCGGTCGCAGCCGTTCTCCTCCTTAAAGTTGCGCATGTCCTCCATCAGCGCCTCTGCCAGCTCATACTTGGTGGCAGCCTCTTTTATGTTCGTGCCGTCCAGGTTCCTGGCATAGGCTTTGTCAAAAACGGCTTTCATTGGCTTAATTGCTTCCAGTTCAGGCCTAAGGGCATGCAGCAGCCCTGGCTCCAACACCTTAGCGTTTACAGCCGCTTCATACACGTTATCCTCATACACATCCCAGCCCCCGAACACAAGGTCGCTCAGGTTTGCCAATGGCACAAAGTCCTTTATAAGCGGGTTGCGGTTTTCTGTTCGCTTGCCCAAACGGATATTGCCCATCTGAGAAAGCGAGCCGATTGGCTGCGAAATCCCTTTGCGAATGGCCTCAACTCCGGCTATAAAAGTGGTGGCAACTGCTCCAAGTCCTGGTAGCAATACGCCTAGGCGCCCTTCGGCTTGTTTTACTTGATATTCCATTTTGTTTATTTGTTCTAAAACTGCTTCTAATCAATTCTTATAACCATTTGTTCTCTTTGTACCACTGCAGGGTCTGCTGGAGGCCCTTTTCCAGGTCATACTCCGGCACAAAGCCCAGTTCTTCTTTTAGCTTATCGATGCTGCAGTGCCAGTTCTCCGCCGCTAGCTCGTTAAGCTTCTCCTTGTTCAGCGCAGGCATCTTACTGCTGGTAGCATATAGTGCCTCCAGTAACCGGGCCATCACACGCACCATGCCTATCGGCATGTGTATCCGAACTGATTTCTTTCCCAGAATGTACTTAGTGGTGCTGGCAAGCGCATAGCGATTGTACCTGTTGCCATCAGACACATTGTAGCTCGCTCCATTTATACTTGCTCCCAGTGCTTGTATCACCGCTTTTGCCAGGTCCTTCACATAGACAAAGCTCAGCCACTGCGGCTTGCTGCCAATGTAGGGTTCCAGCCCCAGGTTCAGCGTTTTGAGGATGATAAAGATGTCTTTCTCACGGGGGCCGTAGACGGCAGTAGGCCGTAGTACCACCAGCGGAAGCCTCTCTACCTCAGCCAGGTATTTTTCGGCCAGCAGCTTGCTCTTCCCATAAGCTGTAACTGGCATCGCAGCACTCGCCTCATGGATAGGTATTACCTCCTCATAAGCAGTAGGCCCTAGTGCCGCCAGGCTGCTGATGAAGACAAACTTTTTCAGCGGTATACCTGCCCCTGCCGCTGCTTCTCCCAGGTTTCTGGTGTACTCTGCGTTTACCCTCACATAGTCACCTGCTTGCTTTGCCTTGGTTATACCTGCCGCATGGATGATGTAGTGGTACTGCTTTTCCTCCAGTTCACGCTTTATGGCATCCACATCAGAGAAATCAAGGGAAGTATACTTAATGCCGAAAGCCTGCAGGTGGGCGACTTCGCTGCTTGGGCGCACTGCAGCATACACCTCCAACCCTGCCTGCACGGCGGCCTCAATCAAATGATAGCCTACAAAGCCACTGCCTCCCGTAATCAGTACCCGCTCTGTCATAATGCTTTCTCAAAGATTCTATACCTTTTATAGGGCTTGGCATCCATTTTCAGCAAGCCCTGGTTCATCAGCACGTTATTTTCGAGGATCCACGAAGCCTCCGCCGATTTCATATGCTTCTCCTGGTGCTTTTGCATGGCAGCCCCGTAAAAGCAGGCTTCGATACCCATTTTCCGGTATCCCTCCACCACGCCCAGGGCAATGATCCGCACTGCGTTGATTTTTTTGCGCAACAACAGCAGCTTGAATATGCCCGTCGGCAACAAACGGCCTCTCCTGATTTTTTTTAAAACCTGGTTAATGTCCGGCACTGCTAGTGAGAAACCGATCATTTTCCCGTTATGCTCCGCAATCAGGCAGAAGTCCGGGTCCACGATCATCCTCAGATCTTTGGCCATATAGTCGAACTCCTTCGGCGTCATGGGCACAAAACCCAGGTTCTTGTCCCAGGCCGAATTATAGATATCCCGCAGCTGCGCTGCCTCCTCTTTATACTTTTTCAGGTTGATCGGTCGGATGACGATACCTTTCTGCTCCAGCCGCTTCCGGATCACTTCTGACAAGCGGTAGGCCTTATCGTTGTAGCCATCTGCCCCAAACTGGTATGCCAACAGGTCTACCTTCTT is a window of Pontibacter kalidii DNA encoding:
- a CDS encoding DUF5686 and carboxypeptidase-like regulatory domain-containing protein; this translates as MYSRKNIYKYYFKQLLFSLLLLVSAINATAVVAQGAVTTIKGTVTDAATKEALIGVSVFVPGTSIGTSTDFEGNYQIQTNQSINKVQFSYLGYQTVIMDVLPGQEQSLHVKLETGAKQLSEVVVVGKKRKVKYSNKNNPAVDLIREIVANKDKNRPEQYDYVQYERYEKTQMSLVNTPEKLKRNILLRKYDFITSNLDTTVIEGKAILPFYMQEEIKQQYYRKDPEANKTVVKAEKKVEFGEFVDNKGMAAYMQHMYQDVDIYENNITLLTNQFLSPIADMAPTFYKFYLRDTVTTETGQQLAKLQFEPRNPTAFMFTGEMYVTLDGTYAVQSVEMSVSKGVSINWVRDLKVNLDFERNPDGRYHLSKSELKVDFGLTQNSDMGFYGERVVSFKDFEINQPQPASLYEGEAVVRMENAVAQDESYWQASRHDSLSAVEVTTYTNIDSLVNLKSFQRTMDWATALIAGYKRMGPNIEIGPLNTFYSFNPVEGFRLRFGGRTTDNFSKKLMLETYAAYGFKDEEWKYYVGGSYSLTDRSIWEFPVRAIRANYQKDTKIPGQELQFVQEDNILLSIKRGENDKWLYNETFHVDYLHEFENHFSYKIGFKNWRQSPAGSLQYIRAAETGSDEQPLGINSLTTSEASLELRWAPNEQFFQGKLYRTPIANKYPVFTLRATAGIEGLFDSHYEYQNVALNIYKRFYLSQLGYSDVVTEGGYTFGQVPFPLLTIHRANQTYSYQLQSYNLMNFLEFVSDQYASVHIDHTFNGFIFNKIPLLKKTKLREFVTFKALYGKVRAENLPENNPDLLRFPTFEDGRRATYTLENRPYMEASVGIGNIFNFFRIDLVKRLTYLDNPHVSEFGIRGRFKFDF
- a CDS encoding GtrA family protein → MFTFLKAQAASLVASAVDFLVTIIAVELLGLWYMAGTMVGTVSGGVTHFALGRTWVFKASDKTIPAQALKYVLVWNGSMLLNASGVYVITRYGGLNYVYSKMITSLLVGVLYNYIIQKRYVFKKEYI
- a CDS encoding phosphatidylglycerophosphatase A family protein, which encodes MMRIHKLVSTSLGIGYIGKGGGTVAAVVTCLCLYAVHLAGGDQLVWWLPTVTALLTALGVWSAGEVEPLWGKDDKKVVIDEVAGMCISLLFIPITPGSLMVGLFLFRFFDIVKPLYIRRLEKIGGGLGVMLDDVVAGVYANIILQTLLYFKIL
- a CDS encoding inositol-3-phosphate synthase, which gives rise to MEYQVKQAEGRLGVLLPGLGAVATTFIAGVEAIRKGISQPIGSLSQMGNIRLGKRTENRNPLIKDFVPLANLSDLVFGGWDVYEDNVYEAAVNAKVLEPGLLHALRPELEAIKPMKAVFDKAYARNLDGTNIKEAATKYELAEALMEDMRNFKEENGCDRLVIVWCGSTEIYAEISEVHETIAAFEEGLRKNDPRIAPSMIYAYSAVKMGVPFANGAPNLTVDIPAIVELAKQNGVAISGKDFKTGQTLMKTILAPGLQARALGIKGWFSSNILGNRDGLVLDDPENFKTKEVSKLGVLEDILHPADNPELYGDIYHKIRINYYPPHGDNKESWDNIDIFGWLGYQMQIKINFLCRDSILAAPIVLDLALFTDLAQRAGMSGIQEWLSFYYKSPQTAEGLRPEHDIFKQLIKLQNTLRHIMGEDLITHLGLDYYEDFVEEER
- a CDS encoding NAD-dependent epimerase/dehydratase family protein, producing MTERVLITGGSGFVGYHLIEAAVQAGLEVYAAVRPSSEVAHLQAFGIKYTSLDFSDVDAIKRELEEKQYHYIIHAAGITKAKQAGDYVRVNAEYTRNLGEAAAGAGIPLKKFVFISSLAALGPTAYEEVIPIHEASAAMPVTAYGKSKLLAEKYLAEVERLPLVVLRPTAVYGPREKDIFIILKTLNLGLEPYIGSKPQWLSFVYVKDLAKAVIQALGASINGASYNVSDGNRYNRYALASTTKYILGKKSVRIHMPIGMVRVMARLLEALYATSSKMPALNKEKLNELAAENWHCSIDKLKEELGFVPEYDLEKGLQQTLQWYKENKWL